From a single Cotesia glomerata isolate CgM1 linkage group LG6, MPM_Cglom_v2.3, whole genome shotgun sequence genomic region:
- the LOC123266813 gene encoding facilitated trehalose transporter Tret1-like, with the protein MDQEIFHQIIIGLVCNLLIIDCGLHEGWPTVTLPKFGTEDPVTLTSNQEVLLINLLYLGVSLGALSPIFLMDRFGRKWTLLSAAVPKIFSWIAIGLANTHTTLYCARLLAGIGCGITYSVMPMYIGEISSKRTRGPLGTLQSVLINIGILFIYTIGLYVTRFAMAMMSLVLPVLFIITFVWLPESSVYLTRKNRLTCAEKTLQWSLGKQNVEQELEEVKRIVKTEEDVKAMGFFSSLVKAMKSPANKRAALIMLILASVLSLTGAGAIMTYQSYISEEAGFHLGTNLGIITTGVAIVLAGMACVSLVRTTGKRRLLLLTAPLAVLCLGTIATFFTLIDFGYDVKAVNWIPTVFVVLYVIIYGLAFNPMPLAYLGELFTFDFKVTAGICSSIYYAITTTGIIKLYQILHDDYGTHVAFWALTVITFILWILMYIFVLETEGMTLEEIQLALTGDFVKQNLSRRQESFESVNKINLTSVKSTN; encoded by the exons GTAACCTGCTAATTATTGATTGCGGACTGCACGAAGGATGGCCAACAGTAACGCTCCCAAAATTTGGAACCGAAGACCCAGTGACTTTGACATCTAATCAAGAAGTCCTTTTGATCAATTTGCTGTACCTGGGCGTCAGTTTGGGAGCACTATCTCCGATATTCCTGATGGATCGTTTCGGACGGAAATGGACCCTACTGTCAGCAGCGGTGCCCAAAATATTCAGCTGGATAGCAATTGGGTTGGCAAACACACACACGACCCTCTATTGCGCGCGTTTGCTTGCGGGAATTGGATGCGGGATAACTTACTCAGTGATGCCGATGTACATAGGGGAAATTAGCAGCAAAAGAACTCGCGGCCCTTTAGGAACATTGCAGTCCGTGTTGATAAACATCGGGATCCTCTTTATCTATACAATCGGACTTTATGTGACGAGATTCGCGATGGCGATGATGTCCCTGGTGCTCCCGGTCCTCTTTATCATTACTTTCGTCTGGCTGCCGGAGAGCTCGGTGTATTTAACCCGGAAAAACAGGCTGACTTGCGCTGAAAAAACGCTGCAGTGGTCCCTGGGGAAGCAAAATGTCGAACAGGAGCTCGAAGAAGTGAAGCGAATTGTCAAAACTGAGGAAGACGTCAAAGCGATGGGATTTTTCAGCTCCCTTGTCAAGGCAATGAAGTCCCCGGCTAACAAAAGGGCTGCGCTGATCATGCTGATATTAGCGAGCGTGCTGTCGCTTACTGGGGCAGGCGCGATAATGACTTATCAATCATACATATCCGAGGAGGCTGGCTTTCATTTGGGAACTAATTTGGGGATAATAACCACGGGGGTTGCCATTGTTTTGGCGGGAATGGCTTGTGTTTCACTTGTCAGAACCACCGGAAAGCGAAGATTACTTTTATTAACTGCCCCGCTCGCAGTACTTTGTCTCGGAACAATAGCCACCTTTTTCACACTTATTGACTTTGGATACGATGTCAAGGCTGTTAATTGGATACCCACGGTGTTTGTGGTCTtgtatgttattatttatggaCTCGCGTTTAATCCAATGCCCCTGGCTTACTTGGGGGAATTGTTCACCTTTGATTTTAAAGTCACTGCCGGTATTTGCTCGTCCATTTATTATGCTATCACGACAACTGgaattattaaactttatcag attttacACGACGATTACGGAACACACGTGGCATTCTGGGCGCTCACAGTCATAACTTTCATACTGTGGATCCTGATGTACATATTCGTGTTGGAGACTGAAGGAATGACTCTAGAAGAGATCCAACTCGCGCTAACCGGGGATTTcgtaaaacaaaatttgtccAGAAGACAAGAAAGTTTTGAGTCTGTcaacaaaataaatctaaCTAGCGTCAAATCGACGAACTAA